The genomic DNA CCCCGCACGCGGGCACGGCGGCTTCGACGCGCTGGGCGCGCTGCTGGCCACCGCCGGCTCGACGCTGATGGTGCTCGGCCTCGTCAGCGGCCCCGAGGCGGGCTGGACCAGCCTCCGCGGCCTGGGTTCCCTGGCCGCCGGGGTCGTCCTGATCGGCGCCTTCCTCCTGGTCGAGGCCCGCGTCCGGGAACCCCTCGCCCCGCCGCGCCTGCTCGGCAACCGCAACCTGGCCACCTCGATGCTGGTGATCCTGTTCTTCCAGAGCGCACTCGGCGGCGGCTACTACCTGCTCACGATGTATCTGCAGCCCGTGCTCGGCTACAGCGCCCTGCAGGCCGGTCTGGCCTTCCTGCCGCTGACGCTGCTGTCCATGGTCGCCGCCGGTCGGCTCGCACCCGCCCTGCTGGGACGATGGGGAGTGCGGACCACCCTGATCGCCGGAATGCTGGGCAGCGGCGTCGGAATGGCCGCCCTCTACGCGGGCATGTCGGCGGACGGCTCCTTCTGGGCGCTCATGCCCGGCACCGTGATCTGGGGCCTGTCGGGCGGCTTCACCTTCGTCGCCATGTTCGCGGCGGCCGGGTCCGGCATCGCTCCGACAGAGCAGGGCGTCGCCTCGGGGCTGGCGACCACGGCCCAGCAGATCGGCGGGGCCATCGGCCTGGCCGTCATCATCGCGGTGGCCAACGCGGGCGAGCCGGGAGCCGGCAGCCTGCGTACGGCCGGCTGGGTGGCGGCCGCGGCCTCCATCGCGGGCGCCCTCATCGCCCTCACCCTCAGGCGGCGGCCGACCGCCGCCGCGCAGGAGACGACCACCAGCTCCATGGAAGGGATCAACAGGTGAACCGCACCGACCTCGTACAGAAATACATCGAGATCTGGAACGAGAAGGACGCCGGCCGCCACCCTGTTCAGCCCGGGATCAGCTCCTCGGCCGCCAGTTCGGTCCAGAGGTCCTCAGGGACGGGCCGGGCGACCAGGGCGGCGTTGCGGGCGACCTCGGCGGCGGACCGGACGCCGACCACCACCGAGGCGACCGCCGGATGGCGGAGCGGGAAGGCCAGCGCCGCCTGGGGCAGGGTGACGCCATGGCGTTCGCACACGGCCGCGACGCGGCGGGCGCGGGCGAGCAGCGGCTCAGGGGCGGGGGCGTAGTCGTAGGTGCCCGACGGCTCGTGGGTGGCGAGCAGCCCGCTGTTGAACACCCCGGCGGCGACCACCGAGACGCCCCGCTCCTGGCAGAG from Streptosporangium sp. NBC_01756 includes the following:
- a CDS encoding MFS transporter, with the protein product MNVKRLILLAFSQLIVALDYNIVYVALPDIGRELGFSTQSLQWVVSGYAIGFGGFLLLGGRAVDRLGARRMLVLGLALYGISSLAGGLAADPGLLVAARAVQGLGGALLAPATLALIYSGFAEGPARNRALGAWGTAGSAGLAAGALLGGVLTATWGWQWVFYVNVPLVLVAIVAALRLLPPDPARGHGGFDALGALLATAGSTLMVLGLVSGPEAGWTSLRGLGSLAAGVVLIGAFLLVEARVREPLAPPRLLGNRNLATSMLVILFFQSALGGGYYLLTMYLQPVLGYSALQAGLAFLPLTLLSMVAAGRLAPALLGRWGVRTTLIAGMLGSGVGMAALYAGMSADGSFWALMPGTVIWGLSGGFTFVAMFAAAGSGIAPTEQGVASGLATTAQQIGGAIGLAVIIAVANAGEPGAGSLRTAGWVAAAASIAGALIALTLRRRPTAAAQETTTSSMEGINR